The Microbacterium sp. SORGH_AS_0862 genome has a segment encoding these proteins:
- a CDS encoding SH3 domain-containing protein produces the protein MRAQLTADHEVPDRAPLTVRPGDPVTVGDRDTEWPAFVFVTAVNGCGWVPARHVDIDGAAGIVRTGNDTTELAARAGDVVELVTDDVESGWSWCPDAAGREGWVPNRVLARD, from the coding sequence ATGCGTGCACAGCTGACTGCCGACCACGAGGTCCCCGACCGCGCACCGCTGACAGTGCGGCCCGGCGACCCGGTGACCGTGGGCGACCGCGACACCGAGTGGCCCGCGTTCGTGTTCGTCACCGCCGTGAACGGATGCGGGTGGGTGCCGGCACGGCACGTCGACATCGACGGCGCCGCGGGCATCGTGCGCACCGGCAACGACACCACCGAGCTCGCCGCACGCGCGGGTGACGTCGTGGAGCTCGTGACCGACGACGTAGAGAGCGGCTGGTCGTGGTGCCCGGACGCCGCGGGCCGCGAAGGATGGGTGCCGAATCGCGTGCTCGCACGGGACTGA